The following DNA comes from Nothobranchius furzeri strain GRZ-AD chromosome 19, NfurGRZ-RIMD1, whole genome shotgun sequence.
TCCTCCTTCGTCACTGTGAACCCGCTCACTGGTACGTTGCACACTCACCAGACTGTCCAGAAGGATGTACACTTTCATCACGCTCAACCTTTGACCTCTCAGGACAGCCTCACCTCAACTCCGAGGGAACCCCAGCTGTGTACGTCCCTCTGGACAACGAGCAGCCAATCAGGAGCCAGACTCAGCCTCAGCAGCAGGTAACGGTGAGCTGTCAGAGACGTTCACGCACTTGTCCCTTCTCTTCATGTCTCCATGTTGTCTCTCAGGTGGTCCAGTGCTCGTCTGTCTGGTATCCGGCTCCACAGATGTTACCCGTCTCCTTTCCGCCGACCGTACGTATCCCTAAACGACCCGCCGTGCGTTTCCATAACGTGTTTCACCTCCTGTTTTTCTCCGGCCAGATTGAAGATCTCTCCTCACATCTGGCTCAAGTTTCAGTGAGCTGTCAGCCAGCAGCAGAAGCCCCGCCCCTTTACCCCCCCAGTCAGGGTTACATCTATGCAGCTCCTGTCTCCTCCAGCTACTGCCAGCCCTCGCCTCAGGTAAACACACACCTGGGTCAGAACGTTCTCCACGTTTGTCAGGATAACAGACGATTTAATGACGCTCAGGTGCCTGCGGGTTACTACGGCCAGTACCCTACCTCAGCTCAGCATGGATGCAGCCTGGTCCCACACACCCAGCACCTCCACGGCCAGGCAGCACAGCCGACAGGTACGGGCACGACTCCTCCACGCACCTGactcttcaatcaatcaatcagatttatttataaagcgcttttcaaacagagTGCTTCTCAAAGAGCTTTACAAAAtaaccataacaggttaaaaacattaacagacatatgcaagcacacacacacacaagtaaaattatatttggctgagtccagatgagccaagtaaggtaaggcaaggaaacgccatcagaggagccgtctgcccggcagcatcaggtcttccacactaactcAGGGCgttcagaggagggggagcacagacccccacctatagagcgcccaggaagctgcagtcgaccaccgctcccggggcagagggcccctacagaggaaacactgattaaaatgagtaaaaatataataattgAGCAAATATAAGGAACAAaatttagaaaataagtaataaataaaatcatatagacagtaaaacaattatattaaataataaaactgtgctaaaatataatcatataaaacatgcaaagcaagcaataaaatataatcatgtaaaacgagaaataaaactagtaaatatttagataaaagctaactaaaaagatgggtcttgagcctggacttaaaaacatgagcgttctctgcggccctcttCTTCTGTGTTTGTGCCATCGCGAGAGGCTGAGAGAGAAGCGAGCGCGCGGTGGCAGTAGAGGAGGGGGCCGTTACACTGTCAGAGATGTAGTCTGAGGGTCTCACAGTGAACCGGTCTCTTTTCCTGCTGTTTCCTCTCATCCCATCGTTCCCTCTGATGTAACTAAAGTCGTCATCGTTTACCAGAACTCCTCGACAGGACGGTGCGGCAGAAACCTCAAACCCAACAGAAATGGTTATTTTATTTCAATCCACTACATCAGGGTTTTATTATCTACGGTTGAAACTACAAATGTGGACAATTAATCCTGAAAATgtaataaactttattttttcagAGCTCTTCTGATTGTTCCTTACACGTCGTTAAACTAGCGACTGGGTATTGATGTGTTTCCTGTCATGAATCAGCTGTTAATCACGTCCTGTGTGTGTAGGAGGTTACCCCCCCGCTGTGAGGGTGCAGCAGCCTTCCCACCCACACCCCCAAGCCGTACAGACCACCTACACACCTGTTGCCTCCCATCAGTGTAGCATGAttcaggtaaacacacacacctgaactcCGTTCACAGGGCTTCACCTTCTTTTGAAATTAAATGTTTGTCTCCTTGCAGGGGGACGTCCCCATGTCCTTCCCCCAGTGTAAGGGTGGAACTGGGGATGCAGGGTACTGCTGTGTGGTCCCTCCGCCCTCCCACCACAGTAGCTGCCATCTTCCCAGCTGCTCCGCCCTTAGCGCTCCAGCCTGGAACGGGCAGTTCTGATGGAGTTCTGGTTCCTGCTTGAAGTCATGCTTGCACATGTTTTAAACTCAATGTTTTTGCACTTCGTCACTAACGCCGATCCCTCATCTGGGtctgctgtcacacacacacacacacacacacacacacacacacgcttaaagAGATAAATATTCCACTGTACCAAAGCTTAGTAAAATATATAAGATTTGCTGTTCTGAATGCATAATTTATATACACAAATGGAGTTTTATATTGTTATTAAATTATATATTGTGTTTTAAGGAAATGCACTGTGTGAAGAGAATAAAGTGCCATGGCTCGACTGATGAGGTCACGAGTCTGCGTCGTCCTTCCTCTGAACTTCACATCATTTATAGTAATCCCTTCTGTGATGAGAAACGTTCATCAGGAAGTCAGCAGCAGGGCGACCCACGGCCGACCACAGCAGAGATGAAAGAGAGTTAGAGGAAAACAGGTCTGAATTCAGGATCAGGATAATAAACACTCAGAGAAAGTTCTGTTTTAAGTGTTTGATAAGAAACTGATATTTttaagctaaaaaaaaaacagaaaatttcCCATTTTCCTGTTGGACGTGAGCGCCCTCTGGTGCTCAGTAACACCCACTACACAGACCTGCTTTTTATTCATCCACGTTACCAATTAGTTTTTAATTCCTCAGTTTAATCTGAACAGAGTTTCATAATCTGAAGAGGTGACCGGGTATTTTTTATTGTACTTCCTCTCCTTTACAGAAAAACCAGACATTAGGATGAGCGACGCTACGGAAGCCAGCAGGCACAGAAACGACTcctaaaaaacaaaaatcagccGTCGCTGATTTAATTTACACCTGTGCTTCTTCTGCTGAACATCCACTCAAAAAGATCAGAATCCTGCTAAGTCCTGACTAAATCCAGTTAGAGTTTACCTTAAAATCCACTTCGCTTAAGTCTCCAGGCAATCCACATCTTCCACTCCTGCAATATTCCCACTTTTGCTGTTGAGCAAGCAATAAACCACCCACGTGGTAACGTTTCAAACGCTGGATAACTCATTTTGTGCTCCGTGTGATTCATATCCTTCAAATCAAATTCAATGAAACGTATCCATCACCCACACGCCGCTCCGGAATTAAATTTAAAATTTCATAACCGCAGCAAAGAATGCATAATTTATACAGATGGATGTGCATTTCTGTCCAAACACTGGAGGCAGACGCAGCAGTGCAGGTTCCATGATCTTTAATAAAAGGCACATGTACAGCCATAGTGACATGAGTGAGACCACCGGCATGGAGACAGAAGCGTTGAGACGtggacaaacaggaagtgggtcAGGAGGAGAGAGATCTGTCCGCCTTTACAGTAGATGATGCTAAAGTAACATCCACTTGTTCAAGTAATTCTAGCACTATTATGTTTCTATGGTAACACCCTCATTTCCacaaaacacactcacacacacactggatcaCCCAATAAATGTCATCTCTTTAAAAGGAAAGTCCAGATCGCCCTGAGACAGTTTGGGGACTTGTGGACTCGTCACAACGAGCCTCTGGGGGACTTGAACCCATCAGCTGTGTGTCGGGACTCTCTGGTGATCCGATAAAAGCAAACGAGACGtctaaaaacaaataagagaTCAAGATTGTGTTGATCAAAAGAAAGTTAAGTATAAAAACATGAGCTAAAACACTTTAATATCATGCTAGAACTATAAATATAactaattgtatttattttttacttctgTGATGAAAAGCGTCAACAAAGTGTTTAAAATGAGCAGAAACCAAAATAATAAACGTCTGAAGGCCCTGAAAGATCCAGTAGTGGTCCAAGTCCTGCTCAGGAGGACGTGCTTACGAGGACGCCACAGCCGTCAtttgttaaaacacacacacacgtctattCTCACAGTAAAACTCAAAGTTCACAGGTTCTTAACTATTTGGGGTTAAGAGAAATAAAAATGTGATTAGTGTTGAAGGTTAATTAGAACCGCAGCTGGAGGGGAAGAAACTAAAATATTCATGCAGACAAGTCGTCTCTCCTTTAGatgacagggggggggggggggtcacttgCTTTACTGTGAATTGTCCCTGGGGCTGGGGTCACGACCCCTGGCCCCTGCTGCTTCTGCTCTGTTTACTCTGAAACACAAAATGCAACAAAAACAAGCTGCAAACTCCACtttggtcagtgtgtgtgtgtgtgtgtgtgtgtgtttaacctttggTTGCAGGTGTCCCGAGAtcagcccccaccccccactcctCCTTGCCACATCATCTCATCACCATAGCAACTCACAGCTTTCCCGAGCTAGGCAGCTCGCTATCTTGTAAAAAGGAAGTatgtgtagttgtgtgtgtgcgtgtgcgtgtgtgtgtgtgtgtgtgtgttaagaggtAACAATGGTTCTCTTTAATCATCTTCATTCTCGTCCttcatcctctcctcctcctgaTCTTCAGGTCTTCACTTCTGGACTTGGAAGATGAACAGGCGCAGGTTGATGTTTTTGGCAGCCAGCAGTTTGTTGCACTCCACCGAGTCGGAGATGGGCAGCGGGACGTAGTCGGTCTCGTTGGCGTCGTTGCTGAAGGAGTGGTGGTAGATGACCGGCTTGATCCGGACGTCGTCATACGGACCCTTCAGCAGCAGGAAGGAGCACTCCAGAGCAGAGTTCACCTGGAGACACGGCAACACATTCCCCAGTCATCTGAAAATCAGCTTTTAGCATTTCCTTAAAACTATAGGCTTTTAGTCTACAATAAACCTAAACAAACATCATTTCATCCACTCTTCTAGTGTATTTTTATGCTATCCGCAAAAACAAACTCCACGTAACGAGTGATTAATGACTGTTTTTGCTTTCTTTTACTTTCAGGACTCTTTTTGACACTTTGGGAGCGTGGTTATCGCCACCTCCCTCATGAGGGAAGCCATTTTAGGGCTGAAACGCTACTCAGGTGTCTCTAAATAGCAGCGAGAGCGAACCGGCCCATCTACAGCATCCCACTCTCTGGAGCTCGGGCGGGAAAGGCGGTCTCCGGTGGCCTACACCAGGAGGAGCGTGGAACAACGGAGCAGGGTCTCCAGGGAGATCCCACCCCTGCTCGCTCCAATTAGACACGTAAACCAACTCACCTCTGACGTCATTTGCTTTGTATTTTGCAACCCAACAACGAAGCGACTAGCAGCAAACTTCGGGAGGGGGAAGTTGTTGGTTTGAGGTGACATAGTTCCTGCTTCGCCCTCTGGCAAACTCAAAAATAGACGGACAGAGGGGAGAAGCGAGGGTACCTTGCTCTTGAGGATGAGCTGGAAGGAAAGCGTGCGCTTGCAGGAGAGATTGGGGTTGCGTTCGGAGTCGTTCACACGGGCCTTCAGCACCCACGTCTGGTTGAGAACGGTGAAACGTGGAGTCTCGTAGTACAGCCGGGTGATGAAGTCATCGGTGCGGTACGGCCGGAACTGGACCTCTGAACAGAAACGCAGAAAAAAAAACGAGGAGTTAGGATCCTCACTTCCTCTAAAGCGGAATCTAAAGAAGCGTCGCTTTTTTATACCTGTAAACCCGATCTTCTCGTAGCAGAGCAGGCTGAAGATGCTGTTGTACAGCTGCATGTCTCTACGGTGATTATGGTCCATTTCTCCCAGTATTCCCATCAGCTCTGTGCCCGTCTTTGTTGGATGGGAGCACTCGCTCTCGTGGGCCGGCAGCTCGTGAAACGGTCCTTGCCAGGGGCAGCCGATCCTCTTGTACTTACACTGCGTCACCCTGGAAACACATGGAAACAGTCAGAAGACACAGAAAAGGGCAGACCTGTGTACGCGTTTCCTTTTAAGAGGATCTAAACGATGCGGGATACACGATTTACATCCTTTACACCTAAAATAAAACCTTTTTCTGTCTGATGGTGGATCTTCTGATCCTACTGtttctctgagtgtgtgtgtgtgtgtggtgaaccTGTCTTGGCACTCCTCCTTCTGGTGTCTCTCCAGGCTGGAGCGAGGGAACTGTTTTAGGCAGAAGGTACATTCTGTCGGAAGCTCGCTGACAGCCTTCTCCACCGCCAGATTCCTGCAGCACAAGTTCTTGCTGATTTCACACCTGCACGAACAAAAGGAAGAGACGATTCTTTTGTCAGCGCGGCGAAACGGCTAATAATCACGGTGTGTGCAGGACGTTCAGAAGAACTCCTAACAGGAAGTGCAAAAGTATGTAAAATCTTTAGGTTtttacataaaaacaacaaaatacactcAGCTTTCATAAGGGTTACCATCTT
Coding sequences within:
- the zftraf1 gene encoding zinc finger TRAF-type-containing protein 1 translates to MEERDVGVAAAPGSSSAGLGVGAVGAAVEAVAGVAAMQDDVGIRREGPEPDPDEPPKKRVKIPEGESGKLEERLYSVLCCTVCLDLPKASVYQCTNGHLMCAGCFIHLLADSRLKEEQATCPNCRCEISKNLCCRNLAVEKAVSELPTECTFCLKQFPRSSLERHQKEECQDRVTQCKYKRIGCPWQGPFHELPAHESECSHPTKTGTELMGILGEMDHNHRRDMQLYNSIFSLLCYEKIGFTEVQFRPYRTDDFITRLYYETPRFTVLNQTWVLKARVNDSERNPNLSCKRTLSFQLILKSKVNSALECSFLLLKGPYDDVRIKPVIYHHSFSNDANETDYVPLPISDSVECNKLLAAKNINLRLFIFQVQK